One window of Streptomyces sp. FIT100 genomic DNA carries:
- a CDS encoding neutral zinc metallopeptidase translates to MQFDENADLDTSEVQDVRGSRIPGGKATVGGGIVGFIALVLGLLFGVGPDQLGLTEGSQEPRDSASSAAQVAQACRKGADANIREDCRVVAVVNSVQDFWRAEYARRGGRYADAPTVMFTGRVGTACGSASAAVGPFYCPGDGKVYLDVDFFNDLRTKFGASGGPFAQAYVVAHEYGHHIQDLMGTLGRAQDRRVGPGSNAVRVELQADCYAGVWAHHATTTPDERTGRPLLTRLTDEDIRDGLNAAAAVGDDRIQEAIQGRVTPESWTHGSAAQRQQWFYQGYRTGDMAACNTFR, encoded by the coding sequence ATGCAGTTCGACGAAAACGCCGATCTGGACACCTCGGAGGTCCAGGATGTGCGCGGCAGCCGCATTCCGGGTGGCAAGGCCACCGTCGGCGGCGGCATCGTCGGCTTCATCGCGCTGGTCCTCGGCCTGCTGTTCGGGGTGGGGCCGGACCAGCTGGGGCTCACCGAGGGCAGTCAGGAGCCGCGCGACAGCGCGTCGTCCGCCGCGCAGGTCGCGCAGGCCTGCCGCAAGGGCGCGGACGCGAACATCCGGGAGGACTGCCGGGTCGTCGCCGTGGTCAACAGCGTGCAGGACTTCTGGCGCGCGGAGTACGCACGGCGCGGCGGGCGCTACGCGGACGCGCCTACGGTGATGTTCACGGGCCGGGTCGGCACCGCCTGCGGCTCGGCGAGCGCGGCGGTCGGGCCGTTCTACTGCCCCGGGGACGGCAAGGTCTATCTGGACGTCGACTTCTTCAACGACCTGCGGACCAAGTTCGGAGCGAGCGGCGGCCCCTTCGCGCAGGCGTACGTCGTCGCGCACGAGTACGGCCATCACATCCAGGACCTGATGGGCACGCTGGGCCGTGCGCAGGACCGGCGGGTGGGTCCGGGCAGCAACGCGGTCCGCGTGGAGTTGCAGGCCGACTGCTACGCGGGAGTGTGGGCGCACCACGCGACGACCACCCCTGACGAGCGGACCGGCAGGCCCCTGCTGACACGGCTGACGGACGAGGACATCAGGGACGGCCTGAACGCGGCCGCGGCGGTGGGCGACGACCGGATCCAGGAGGCGATCCAGGGCCGGGTCACTCCGGAGTCCTGGACCCACGGCTCGGCGGCGCAGCGCCAGCAGTGGTTCTACCAGGGCTACCGCACCGGCGACATGGCCGCGTGCAACACCTTCCGCTGA
- a CDS encoding enoyl-CoA hydratase/isomerase family protein — protein sequence MTSLDSLDPVLDKDGVRLSVEDAVATVTLSNPAKRNAQSPALWRALAEAGRSLPGTVRVVVLRGEGKSFSAGLDRQAFTPEGFDGEPSFLDLARGSDAELDAVIAEYQEAFTWWRRNDIVSIAAVQGHAIGAGFQLALACDLRIAAQDVQFAMRETSLGLVPDLTGTHPLVSLVGYARALEICATGRFVQAEEAERIGLANLVVPAGELGASVRDLAAALLAAPRDAVIETKALLRGAQGRTYEEQRTAERVAQARRLRDLAGLAD from the coding sequence ATGACTTCGCTCGACTCGCTGGACCCTGTGCTCGACAAGGACGGCGTACGGCTCAGCGTCGAGGACGCGGTGGCCACGGTGACCCTCAGCAATCCGGCCAAGCGCAATGCCCAGTCTCCCGCTCTCTGGCGGGCGTTGGCGGAGGCCGGACGGTCGCTGCCGGGCACCGTGCGGGTCGTTGTGCTGCGCGGCGAGGGCAAGTCCTTCTCCGCGGGGCTCGACCGTCAGGCGTTCACGCCCGAAGGCTTCGACGGTGAGCCGTCGTTCCTCGACCTCGCCCGCGGTTCGGACGCGGAGCTGGACGCGGTCATCGCCGAGTACCAGGAGGCGTTCACCTGGTGGCGCCGCAACGACATCGTGTCGATCGCGGCGGTCCAGGGCCATGCGATCGGTGCCGGGTTCCAGCTCGCCCTCGCCTGCGATCTGCGGATCGCCGCGCAGGACGTGCAGTTCGCCATGCGCGAGACCAGCCTCGGGCTGGTCCCGGACCTCACGGGGACCCACCCGCTCGTCTCGCTCGTCGGCTACGCCCGCGCGCTGGAGATCTGCGCGACCGGGCGCTTCGTCCAGGCGGAGGAGGCCGAGCGCATCGGCCTCGCCAATCTCGTCGTGCCCGCCGGGGAACTCGGCGCGTCCGTGCGCGACTTGGCGGCCGCGCTGCTCGCCGCGCCCCGCGACGCCGTGATCGAGACCAAGGCGCTGCTGCGCGGTGCCCAGGGGCGTACGTACGAGGAGCAGCGGACGGCCGAGCGGGTCGCCCAGGCCCGGCGCCTGCGCGACCTCGCGGGCCTGGCCGACTGA
- a CDS encoding glycoside hydrolase family 15 protein, giving the protein MTLRIEDYALIGDLQTAALVGRDGSVDWLCLPRFDSGACFAALLGDEDNGHWRIAPKDAGPAGHCTRRAYVPGTLVLESVWETRTGTVKVVDLMPQRDRAPDVVRVVEGLSGRVEMSAVLRLRCDYGSVVPWMRRSRGHRVAVAGPDSLWLRIEHAESVPVKTWGQEFSTRTSFTVGPGERVAFVLTWHPSHEPRPRLVDPFEALEQSVADWTQWSARCRYEGPYRDAVLRSLITLKALTYAPTGGIVAAPTTSLPEDPGGVRNWDYRYCWLRDSTLTLNALLRTGYTEEAAAWRDWLLRAVAGDPADLQIMYGPAGERRLTETELPWLRGYEGSAPVRIGNAAVDQLQLDVYGEVMDVLEAARESGLPDHPHAWNIALSLLGFLESKWREPDESLWEVRGPRRHFVYSKVMAWVAADRAVRALENDPSLRGDARRWRAMRDEVHEEVCEKGFDSDRNTFTQSYGSRELDAATLLIPRVGFLPPDDPRVIGTVDAVRAELSHDGLIRRYSARGAAAVDGLPGREGTFLACSFWMVDALRMTGRVREATELFERLLALRSDLGLLAEEYDPAAGRQLGNFPQAFSHLGLVGSALALAAHETAG; this is encoded by the coding sequence GTGACGCTACGCATCGAGGACTATGCGCTCATCGGCGATCTGCAGACCGCCGCCCTGGTGGGCAGGGACGGTTCCGTCGACTGGCTGTGTCTGCCGCGCTTCGACTCGGGCGCCTGCTTCGCCGCACTGCTCGGCGACGAGGACAACGGCCACTGGCGGATCGCCCCCAAGGACGCGGGGCCGGCGGGGCACTGCACACGGCGCGCGTACGTACCCGGCACGCTCGTCCTCGAATCCGTATGGGAGACCAGGACCGGCACGGTCAAGGTCGTCGACCTGATGCCGCAGCGCGACAGGGCACCCGATGTCGTACGCGTCGTGGAGGGTCTCAGCGGCCGGGTCGAGATGTCCGCCGTCCTCCGGCTGCGCTGCGACTACGGCTCGGTGGTGCCGTGGATGCGGCGCTCCCGGGGCCACCGGGTCGCGGTCGCGGGACCCGACTCGTTATGGCTGCGCATCGAGCACGCGGAGTCCGTTCCGGTCAAGACCTGGGGACAGGAGTTCAGCACCCGTACGTCGTTCACGGTCGGCCCGGGCGAGCGGGTGGCGTTCGTCCTCACCTGGCACCCCTCGCACGAGCCGCGTCCGCGGCTCGTCGATCCGTTCGAGGCGCTGGAGCAGAGCGTGGCCGACTGGACGCAGTGGTCCGCCCGGTGCCGGTACGAGGGTCCGTACCGCGATGCCGTACTGCGCTCGCTGATCACCCTCAAGGCGCTCACCTACGCCCCGACGGGCGGGATAGTCGCCGCGCCCACGACCTCCCTGCCGGAGGACCCCGGCGGTGTACGGAACTGGGACTACCGCTACTGCTGGCTGCGCGACTCCACGCTCACGCTCAACGCGCTCCTGAGGACCGGCTACACCGAGGAGGCGGCGGCGTGGCGCGACTGGCTGCTGCGCGCGGTCGCCGGCGACCCGGCGGATCTGCAGATCATGTACGGGCCCGCCGGTGAGCGGCGGCTGACCGAGACGGAGCTGCCGTGGCTGCGCGGCTACGAGGGCTCGGCGCCGGTGCGGATCGGCAACGCCGCCGTCGACCAGCTCCAGCTCGATGTGTACGGCGAGGTCATGGACGTGCTGGAGGCGGCCCGGGAGTCGGGGCTGCCGGACCATCCGCACGCCTGGAACATCGCGCTCAGCCTGCTCGGCTTCCTGGAGTCGAAGTGGCGCGAGCCGGACGAGAGCCTGTGGGAGGTGCGAGGGCCCCGGCGGCACTTCGTCTACTCCAAGGTGATGGCCTGGGTCGCGGCCGACCGCGCCGTACGCGCGCTGGAGAACGACCCGTCGCTGCGCGGCGACGCACGGCGGTGGCGGGCGATGCGGGACGAGGTGCACGAGGAGGTCTGCGAGAAGGGCTTCGACTCCGACCGGAACACCTTCACGCAGTCGTACGGCTCGCGGGAGCTGGACGCGGCGACGCTGCTGATCCCGCGCGTGGGCTTCCTGCCGCCGGACGATCCCCGGGTGATCGGGACGGTCGACGCGGTACGGGCGGAGCTGAGCCACGACGGGCTGATCCGCCGCTACAGCGCGCGCGGCGCCGCCGCCGTGGACGGGCTGCCGGGCCGTGAAGGAACGTTCCTGGCCTGCTCGTTCTGGATGGTGGACGCGCTGCGGATGACGGGACGTGTGAGGGAGGCGACCGAACTCTTCGAACGGCTGCTCGCGCTCCGCAGCGATCTGGGGCTGCTGGCCGAGGAGTACGACCCGGCGGCGGGCCGGCAGCTGGGCAACTTCCCGCAGGCGTTCAGCCATCTCGGCCTGGTGGGCTCCGCCCTCGCCCTGGCCGCACACGAGACGGCAGGATAG
- a CDS encoding VOC family protein, with the protein MAEAPDICPTLVYADAKAAIKQLTEAFGFTEHAVYEGEDGRVVHAELSYGNGMVMLGSKGTGSPFDKLMEAGGPAGVFIHVDDVDAHHARAVEHGVEVVTPPTDQDYGSRDYMTRDLEGNVWSFGTYRPGAEG; encoded by the coding sequence ATGGCGGAGGCACCGGACATCTGTCCGACGCTGGTGTACGCGGACGCGAAGGCGGCGATCAAGCAGCTCACCGAGGCATTCGGCTTCACGGAGCACGCCGTGTACGAGGGCGAGGACGGCAGGGTCGTCCACGCCGAGCTGTCGTACGGGAACGGGATGGTGATGCTGGGCAGCAAGGGGACCGGGAGCCCGTTCGACAAGCTGATGGAGGCCGGCGGTCCGGCGGGCGTCTTCATCCATGTCGACGACGTCGACGCACACCATGCCAGGGCGGTGGAGCACGGCGTGGAGGTCGTGACGCCGCCCACCGACCAGGACTACGGCTCGCGGGACTACATGACGCGCGACCTGGAGGGCAACGTCTGGAGCTTCGGGACGTACAGACCGGGGGCGGAGGGCTGA
- a CDS encoding SURF1 family protein gives MYRFLLSRQWVILTLVSLALIPTMVELGFWQLHRHQHRVAQNKLISDNLTARPVPVTELTSPGHTVPRADYWRRVTATGTYDTAHEVAVRRRTNADDRVGFHVLTPLVLADGRAVLVNRGWVPAAADQAAFPEVPPAPKGTVTVTGRLMADQTTSASGIRDLKGLPPRQIMLIDSGQQAKAIGRAVLGGYLEQTAPEPAGNSPELIPDPDHDSIGAHMAYAVQWWLFAAGVPVGWVILVRREKRDRAAAAAAGTQEAETRPAAAG, from the coding sequence GTGTACCGCTTCCTGTTGTCCCGGCAGTGGGTGATCCTCACCCTCGTCAGCCTCGCCCTCATCCCCACGATGGTCGAACTGGGCTTCTGGCAGCTGCACCGGCACCAGCACCGGGTCGCGCAGAACAAGCTGATCTCGGACAACCTCACCGCCCGGCCCGTCCCGGTCACCGAGCTCACCTCCCCCGGTCACACCGTCCCCCGCGCCGACTACTGGCGGCGGGTCACCGCCACCGGGACGTACGACACCGCCCACGAGGTCGCCGTCCGGCGCCGCACCAACGCCGACGACCGCGTCGGCTTCCATGTGCTCACCCCGCTGGTCCTCGCCGACGGCCGCGCGGTCCTCGTCAACCGCGGCTGGGTGCCCGCCGCCGCCGACCAGGCGGCGTTCCCCGAGGTACCGCCCGCGCCCAAGGGCACGGTGACCGTCACCGGACGGCTCATGGCCGACCAGACGACGAGCGCCAGCGGCATCAGGGACCTGAAGGGCCTGCCGCCCCGTCAGATCATGCTGATCGACAGCGGACAGCAGGCGAAGGCCATCGGACGCGCCGTGCTCGGCGGTTATCTGGAGCAGACCGCGCCCGAGCCCGCCGGCAACTCCCCCGAGCTGATCCCCGATCCGGACCACGACTCGATCGGAGCCCACATGGCGTATGCCGTGCAGTGGTGGCTGTTCGCGGCCGGGGTCCCCGTCGGCTGGGTGATCCTCGTACGCCGCGAGAAGCGGGACCGTGCGGCGGCGGCAGCTGCCGGGACGCAGGAGGCCGAGACCCGGCCGGCCGCGGCCGGCTGA
- a CDS encoding Asp23/Gls24 family envelope stress response protein: MTDTELNVKKEPAGTGTGAVRRGGGDPGTRGRTTIADGVVEKIAGLAARDVVGVHAMGSGISRTFGAVRDRVGVPGGARASVSRGVKAEVGEVQTALDLEIVVDYGVSISDVARAVRENVVSAVERMTGLEVVEVNIAVSDVKLPDEEEEEPEPRLQ, translated from the coding sequence ATGACCGACACCGAACTGAATGTGAAGAAGGAACCGGCGGGCACAGGCACGGGGGCCGTCAGGCGGGGCGGCGGCGATCCGGGCACACGGGGCCGTACGACCATCGCCGACGGCGTCGTGGAGAAGATCGCCGGACTCGCGGCGCGGGACGTCGTCGGCGTGCACGCCATGGGCAGCGGCATCTCGCGCACGTTCGGCGCGGTACGCGACCGGGTCGGCGTGCCCGGCGGTGCGCGGGCCAGTGTCTCCCGCGGCGTGAAGGCCGAGGTCGGCGAGGTCCAGACGGCCCTCGACCTCGAGATCGTCGTCGACTACGGGGTGTCGATCTCGGACGTGGCCCGGGCCGTCCGTGAGAACGTCGTCTCCGCTGTGGAACGCATGACCGGTCTTGAGGTCGTCGAGGTCAATATCGCGGTCAGTGACGTCAAACTGCCGGATGAGGAAGAGGAAGAACCGGAGCCGCGCCTCCAGTGA
- a CDS encoding helix-turn-helix domain-containing protein, translating to MAETLKKGSRVTGAARDKLAADLKKKYDSGASIRALAEETGRSYGFVHRMLSESGVTLRGRGGATRGKKAASA from the coding sequence GTGGCCGAGACTCTGAAGAAGGGCAGCCGGGTGACCGGCGCCGCGCGCGACAAGCTCGCGGCAGACCTGAAGAAGAAGTACGACTCCGGTGCGAGCATCCGGGCGCTGGCCGAAGAGACCGGCCGCTCCTACGGGTTCGTACACCGGATGCTCAGCGAGTCCGGAGTCACGCTGCGGGGACGCGGCGGGGCGACGCGGGGCAAGAAGGCCGCATCGGCCTGA
- the amaP gene encoding alkaline shock response membrane anchor protein AmaP, protein MTGMLRVVNRVLLALAGLVLLAVGGAVLVTGLGVAVPSWWPWAGPGDVLLREGARERWRDAGWWWPAVIAALAVLLLLAVWWLLAQLRRSRLAEVLVESGDGEGALLRGRALESVLAAEAESLEGVAHARVALHGRRTAPSARVRLLLEPYASPGATLHRLSTEALTHARDSAGLAALPSEVRLRAERHRARRVT, encoded by the coding sequence ATGACGGGGATGCTCCGGGTCGTCAATCGCGTGCTGCTCGCTCTCGCCGGGCTGGTCCTGCTGGCCGTCGGGGGAGCGGTGCTGGTCACCGGGCTGGGCGTGGCCGTGCCGTCCTGGTGGCCCTGGGCCGGGCCCGGTGACGTGCTGCTCCGCGAGGGCGCGCGGGAGCGGTGGCGGGACGCGGGCTGGTGGTGGCCGGCGGTCATCGCGGCCCTCGCGGTGCTCTTGCTGCTGGCGGTGTGGTGGCTGCTGGCGCAGCTGCGCCGCTCCCGCCTGGCCGAAGTCCTCGTGGAGAGCGGGGACGGGGAGGGCGCGCTGCTGCGGGGGCGCGCGCTGGAGTCCGTGCTGGCGGCCGAGGCGGAGAGCCTGGAGGGCGTGGCCCATGCGCGGGTCGCGCTGCACGGCCGCCGTACCGCGCCCTCGGCCCGGGTGCGCCTCCTCCTGGAGCCGTACGCCTCGCCGGGTGCGACGCTCCACCGGCTCTCGACGGAGGCCCTGACCCACGCCCGCGACTCGGCCGGGCTGGCCGCGCTGCCGTCGGAGGTCCGCCTTCGTGCCGAACGGCACCGCGCGAGGCGCGTGACGTAG
- a CDS encoding DUF6286 domain-containing protein: MTGPVKDGGPVKDGGSVPGAGPVKESGPVRTAGPVTELDQSASAAAYRPSAAAGEDGRSGRFWSTRRIPAGLLAAALTAGAALLLYDVAAVRTGRAGMAWRRSLADELERRPLDDTWVLVGAGVAAALGVWLIVLAVTPGLRSLLPMRRDPADTDVRAGIDRAAAALVLRDRAMEVSGVQSVRVRVGRARVGVRAVSHFRELDDVRADLDAVLGAGIRELALSRPPVLSVRVRRPAKKG, translated from the coding sequence ATGACCGGACCGGTGAAGGACGGCGGACCGGTGAAGGACGGCGGATCCGTGCCGGGGGCAGGGCCCGTGAAGGAGAGCGGACCGGTGCGGACGGCCGGGCCGGTGACGGAGCTGGACCAGTCCGCGTCCGCCGCCGCGTACCGGCCGTCGGCGGCGGCCGGCGAGGACGGCCGGAGCGGCCGGTTCTGGTCCACTCGGCGTATCCCGGCCGGGCTGCTCGCGGCGGCGCTCACCGCCGGTGCGGCGCTGCTGCTGTACGACGTCGCGGCGGTACGGACCGGTCGGGCCGGCATGGCATGGCGCCGCTCGCTCGCGGACGAGCTGGAGCGGCGGCCGCTGGACGACACCTGGGTGCTGGTGGGCGCGGGCGTGGCGGCGGCGCTCGGTGTGTGGCTGATCGTGCTCGCGGTGACGCCGGGGCTGCGGAGTCTGCTGCCGATGCGCCGGGACCCGGCCGACACGGACGTACGGGCGGGTATCGACCGGGCCGCGGCGGCACTGGTGCTGCGCGACCGGGCGATGGAGGTGTCCGGGGTGCAGTCCGTGCGGGTCCGCGTCGGACGGGCCCGGGTGGGTGTGCGGGCGGTGTCCCACTTCCGCGAACTCGACGATGTGCGGGCCGACTTGGACGCGGTGCTCGGCGCGGGGATCCGCGAGCTGGCGCTGTCGCGCCCACCCGTGCTGTCCGTGCGGGTGCGCCGCCCGGCGAAGAAGGGATGA
- a CDS encoding DUF6381 family protein, with protein sequence MSVAGESGGRVRQMRQKAEELRQAAERAGDPEERQRLQDKARRLQEQSEQESAMGAGDIFPQE encoded by the coding sequence ATGAGCGTTGCAGGTGAATCCGGTGGGCGCGTCCGGCAGATGCGTCAGAAGGCAGAGGAATTGAGGCAGGCTGCGGAACGGGCCGGCGACCCGGAGGAGCGGCAGCGGCTCCAGGACAAGGCCCGTAGGCTGCAGGAGCAGAGCGAGCAGGAGAGCGCCATGGGGGCGGGGGACATATTCCCCCAGGAGTAG
- a CDS encoding SDR family oxidoreductase, with protein MDLGLKDRVYVVTGATRGLGNASARALAAEGARLVITGREEKAVAAVAAELGPDGQVIGVAADNADPAAAERLITAAREHFGRLDGVLVSVGGPAPGFVADNSDEQWRAAFDSVFMGAVRLARSAAEALGDGGVIGFVLSGSVHEPIPGLTISNGLRPGLAGFAKSLADELGPRGIRVVGLLPARIDTDRVRELDALSGDAEAARAANESRIPLRRYGTPEEFGRAAAFLLSPAASYLTGIMLPVDGGARHGF; from the coding sequence ATGGATCTTGGACTGAAGGACCGTGTGTACGTCGTCACCGGAGCGACGCGAGGACTGGGGAACGCGTCGGCGCGCGCGCTGGCCGCGGAGGGCGCGAGGCTCGTCATCACCGGGCGGGAGGAGAAGGCGGTCGCGGCGGTCGCCGCGGAGCTCGGCCCCGACGGACAGGTGATCGGCGTCGCGGCGGACAACGCCGACCCGGCGGCCGCCGAGCGGCTGATCACGGCGGCACGTGAGCACTTCGGCCGCCTCGACGGCGTCCTCGTCAGCGTCGGCGGCCCCGCGCCCGGCTTCGTCGCGGACAACAGCGACGAGCAGTGGCGGGCGGCGTTCGACTCGGTCTTCATGGGGGCGGTACGGCTGGCCCGGAGCGCGGCGGAGGCGCTGGGCGACGGCGGCGTCATCGGCTTCGTCCTGTCCGGCTCGGTCCACGAGCCGATCCCCGGACTGACGATCTCCAACGGCCTGCGTCCCGGTCTCGCGGGCTTCGCCAAGTCACTCGCCGACGAACTGGGTCCGCGCGGCATCCGCGTCGTGGGCCTGCTCCCGGCCCGTATCGACACGGACCGCGTGCGCGAGCTCGACGCCCTCTCGGGCGACGCCGAGGCGGCCCGCGCGGCCAACGAGTCCCGCATCCCGCTGCGCCGCTACGGCACACCGGAGGAGTTCGGCCGTGCGGCGGCGTTCCTGCTGTCACCCGCGGCCTCGTATCTGACGGGCATCATGCTGCCGGTGGACGGCGGGGCACGGCACGGCTTCTGA
- a CDS encoding ABC-F family ATP-binding cassette domain-containing protein, whose amino-acid sequence MITASGIELRAGARVLLESATFRIAKGDRIGLVGRNGAGKTTLTKCLAGEGVPAAGQIARSGEVGYLPQDPRTGDLDILARDRVLSARGLDVLIRKMRENEHRIATGKGTTRDKAMKQYERQETEFLTKGGYAAEAEAATIAAALNLPDRVLGQPLHTLSGGQRRRVELARILFSDADTLLLDEPTNHLDADSIVWLRDYLKTYRGGFIVISHDVDLVETVVNKVFYLDANRSTIDIYNMGWKLYQQQREADEKRRKRERQNAEKKAAALNAQADKMRAKATKTVAAQNMARRAERLLAGLDAVRVSDKVAKLRFPEPAPCGRTPLMAEGLSKSYGSLEIFTDVDLAIDKGSRVVILGLNGAGKTTLLRLLGGVEKPDTGQVVEGHGLKLGYYAQEHETLDPDRTVLENMRSAAPDLDLVEVRKVLGSFLFSGDDVDKPAGVLSGGEKTRLALATLVVSSANVLLLDEPTNNLDPASREEILGALRTYKGAVVLVTHDEGAVEALSPERIILLPDGIEDLWGADYADLVALA is encoded by the coding sequence GTGATCACCGCTTCCGGCATCGAGCTGCGTGCCGGCGCCCGCGTCCTCCTCGAGTCCGCCACCTTCCGTATCGCCAAGGGCGACCGCATCGGCCTCGTCGGCCGCAACGGAGCGGGCAAGACCACCCTCACCAAGTGCCTCGCCGGCGAGGGCGTCCCCGCCGCCGGCCAGATCGCCCGCTCGGGCGAGGTCGGCTATCTCCCGCAGGACCCGCGCACGGGCGACCTCGACATCCTCGCCCGCGACCGCGTCCTCTCCGCCCGCGGCCTCGACGTGCTGATCCGCAAGATGCGCGAGAACGAGCACCGCATCGCCACCGGCAAGGGCACGACGCGCGACAAGGCCATGAAGCAGTACGAGCGCCAGGAGACCGAGTTCCTGACGAAGGGCGGGTACGCCGCCGAGGCCGAGGCGGCCACCATCGCCGCCGCGCTCAACCTGCCCGACCGGGTGCTGGGCCAGCCGCTGCACACCCTCTCCGGCGGTCAGCGCCGCCGTGTCGAGCTCGCCCGGATCCTGTTCTCGGACGCCGACACCCTGCTCCTCGACGAGCCGACCAACCACCTCGACGCCGACTCGATCGTCTGGCTGCGCGACTACCTGAAGACGTACCGGGGCGGTTTCATCGTCATCTCCCACGATGTCGACCTCGTGGAGACCGTGGTCAACAAGGTCTTCTACCTCGACGCCAACCGCTCCACGATCGACATCTACAACATGGGCTGGAAGCTCTACCAGCAGCAGCGCGAGGCCGACGAGAAGCGCCGCAAGCGCGAGCGCCAGAACGCCGAGAAGAAGGCCGCCGCGCTCAACGCCCAGGCCGACAAGATGCGCGCCAAGGCCACCAAGACCGTCGCCGCGCAGAACATGGCGCGCCGCGCCGAGCGGCTGCTCGCCGGCCTGGACGCGGTCCGGGTCTCCGACAAGGTCGCCAAGCTGCGCTTCCCCGAGCCGGCGCCCTGCGGCAGGACCCCGCTGATGGCCGAGGGCCTGTCCAAGTCGTACGGCTCGCTCGAGATCTTCACCGACGTGGACCTCGCCATCGACAAGGGCTCCCGCGTCGTCATCCTCGGCCTCAACGGCGCCGGCAAGACCACGCTGCTGCGCCTCCTCGGCGGCGTGGAGAAGCCCGACACCGGCCAGGTCGTCGAGGGCCACGGCCTGAAGCTCGGCTACTACGCGCAGGAGCACGAGACCCTCGACCCGGACCGCACCGTCCTGGAGAACATGCGCTCCGCCGCGCCCGACCTGGACCTGGTCGAGGTGCGCAAGGTGCTGGGCTCCTTCCTGTTCTCCGGTGACGACGTCGACAAGCCGGCCGGAGTGCTCTCCGGCGGTGAGAAGACCCGGCTCGCCCTGGCCACGCTGGTGGTCTCGTCGGCGAACGTGCTGCTCCTCGACGAGCCGACCAACAACCTGGACCCGGCCAGCCGCGAGGAGATCCTCGGCGCGCTGCGCACGTACAAGGGCGCGGTCGTGCTCGTCACCCACGACGAGGGCGCGGTCGAGGCGCTGAGCCCGGAGCGGATCATCCTGCTGCCGGACGGCATCGAGGACCTGTGGGGCGCGGACTACGCGGATCTCGTCGCGCTCGCCTGA
- a CDS encoding Asp23/Gls24 family envelope stress response protein: MPTEGTAPGPAERGSTVIADRVVAKIAARAAREAVGRAPEGGSAPHATVTVHQDHARVRISLELGYPCDIGAQCGAVRRHVAERVEALAGMVVREVAVEVERLHSVHTRRAAQGRLR; encoded by the coding sequence GTGCCGACGGAGGGGACCGCGCCCGGGCCGGCCGAGCGCGGATCGACGGTGATCGCGGACCGGGTCGTGGCCAAGATCGCGGCGCGGGCGGCGCGTGAGGCCGTCGGGCGCGCCCCCGAGGGGGGTTCGGCCCCGCACGCCACGGTCACGGTCCACCAGGACCACGCCCGCGTCCGGATCAGCCTCGAACTCGGCTACCCCTGCGACATCGGCGCGCAGTGCGGTGCGGTGCGTCGCCACGTGGCTGAGCGGGTAGAGGCGTTGGCGGGGATGGTGGTGCGCGAGGTCGCCGTGGAGGTGGAGCGGCTGCACTCCGTCCATACGCGCCGGGCGGCTCAGGGGAGGCTCCGATGA